Below is a window of Lacrimispora xylanolytica DNA.
AAACAGATAGGGATAGAGAGGCTTGCAAGCAAAGACTGTAATCATATGAGCGGGGGAGAACTGCAGATGGTGCTTATAGCAAAAGCGCTTATTAACAAGCCAGACCTTATTATTCTTGATGAACCAGAAACAGGTCTTGATTTCCATAATCAAATATTAGTGCTGAATTTGATTGAGCGTATGGCACATGAAAATGGAATCTGTGCTGTTATGAATACGCATTATCCTACTAATGCAATTTCCATATCTGATGAAGCACTCATGCTGAATCGTACTGGAGACTACGTATACGGAAAAACTCAGGATATTCTTACGGAAGAGAATATATCAAAAGCATTTCATGTAAATGTTGCAGTAAATCAATTTCACTACAACGATCGTATTATAAAGAGCATTATTCCAATTTCAATTACAAACGGATAGAGGAGGAAAATAATGAAAGATTTAAGAATAGCACTGGGCATGATACAGAAAAACTATGAAATATATAAGGAACCAGTGCCAATTATAAAAGAATTTGTATTGGGGCACAGATGGTTTATGGTATCTGATACCAATGACAGATTATCCATGTCACTGCGTGTGACAAAGGAAAAAGCTTTTGATGAACATGAGAGAATTTTAAAATCCTTAATTGGAAGGCCGGCAGACGAATGTGTCTACGAGCTAATTAAAGGGTCAGATGAAGAACTTAGAATAATAGCAGCTTGTTTATGCAATCTGTTAAGTAAGCCATTTAACTCGGCAGACAGGCTTAAAGACAGAGGGATTATTCGTACAGAAGGACGCGTATTTGACTACGATGTTAAGGATAAAAAGGTTGGAATCATAGGATATGGTCTATATAATGAAGTTTTTCTTGGAAAGTGTAAGGAATTTCATGCCTTTGATCTTCGGGACCCGAAGGGAATCTTAAGTTATAAAATTGGAAAGGAGACAAAAGTATATCCTGAAAACATCCATTGGCATCTTGGAGAAAATGCACTTGAACATAAAGATATACTTGAAAGCCTGGATATTGTAGTAATGACTGGCTGTACAATTGTAAACAATACCTATCAAGATATTCTAAGAACATGTAAAAATGCTAAAATAAGAGGAATATACGGACCAAGTGCTGAGCTATGTCCGGAATATCTGTTTGATCTCGGATATAATTATATCTTTAGCGCTTCAGTAAGGGATAAGGAGGCCTTTTATAATTCTAATTTTGCAGCCATTCCAGAAGGAATGGATTTATCTTATATGGACTGCTATGAACTTAGACATACCTGAGAAGTTTTAGGAAATGATATGCTTTAAAAAGAGATATAATAAATTTAAAATAATGTGTTCCAAAATCAGGAATGTCAATATCTGTCACTTACGATATCAATAAAAATAGGACCAATGGAAAAATAGTGCGAGGGCTAATTTTCCATTGGTCTGTCATTTATTACTTAATCAAACAGTAGTTCCAGCATTAATAATATGCCTTCCTTTTCCATGAGGAATCAAAAGTGGGGTACCAAAGATAGGATCTATAGAAACTTCGCAATCGAGGCCAAATACGTGACGAACGGTTTCCGCGGTCATAACCTTTTCTGGAACACCCTCTGCATACACCCTTCGATCACTCAGTGCCACCATATGATGTCCATATCGGCAGGATAAATTTAAATCGTGAAGAACCATGACAATGGTCCGGTTCTCTTTCGCATTCAGCTCATAGAGCAGATCCAAAACTTCTATTTGGTGTGCCAGGTCTAAATATGTGGTAGGCTCGTCCAGAAGCAGGATATCAGTCCCCTGAGCTAAAGTCATAGCAATCCAAGCTCTCTGACGCTGACCTCCCGATAAGGAGTCTACAGTTCTGTCTGCAATGTCCGTCATTTTTGTATCGTGTAAGGCTTTTTGGACCATTTCTTCATCTTCACTGGTCCATTGTTGGAGCCAGTTCTGGTGAGGATAGCGTCCCTGACGAACGAGCTGCATGACAGTAAGCCCCTCTGGAGCAGTCGGACCCTGGGGAAGAACTGCAAGTTTACGTGCAACATCACGAGTGGACATTTTAAAGATATCATTTCCATCTAATACAACGGCTCCTCTTGCAGGCTTTAACAGGCGGCATAGAGAACGCAAAAGTGTGGATTTCCCACAGCCGTTGCTTCCCACCAAAATAGTAATTTTACCCTCTGGAATCTGTATGTCTAAATTTTCTATCACCGTATTCTCTCCATATGATATGGATAAATGATTGGTCAATAGTCTGTTCATAATTTGCCTCCTGTAGCCTATTTATTACGGTTCCGATATAATTGATAAATAAAGAATGGTGCTCCAATCAGTGCAGTA
It encodes the following:
- a CDS encoding ABC transporter ATP-binding protein — translated: MILEVQNGSFGYPHQQKILKDINFTLSKGKILSVLGPNGVGKTTLLKCMVGLLDWIEGKSFLYGEDIKHINTKKLWSKVSYIPQSHTFAFSITGLEMVVLGRSAHLGIFEQPGIKDIEMAEEIMKQIGIERLASKDCNHMSGGELQMVLIAKALINKPDLIILDEPETGLDFHNQILVLNLIERMAHENGICAVMNTHYPTNAISISDEALMLNRTGDYVYGKTQDILTEENISKAFHVNVAVNQFHYNDRIIKSIIPISITNG
- a CDS encoding Rossmann-like domain-containing protein, which translates into the protein MKDLRIALGMIQKNYEIYKEPVPIIKEFVLGHRWFMVSDTNDRLSMSLRVTKEKAFDEHERILKSLIGRPADECVYELIKGSDEELRIIAACLCNLLSKPFNSADRLKDRGIIRTEGRVFDYDVKDKKVGIIGYGLYNEVFLGKCKEFHAFDLRDPKGILSYKIGKETKVYPENIHWHLGENALEHKDILESLDIVVMTGCTIVNNTYQDILRTCKNAKIRGIYGPSAELCPEYLFDLGYNYIFSASVRDKEAFYNSNFAAIPEGMDLSYMDCYELRHT
- a CDS encoding ABC transporter ATP-binding protein codes for the protein MNRLLTNHLSISYGENTVIENLDIQIPEGKITILVGSNGCGKSTLLRSLCRLLKPARGAVVLDGNDIFKMSTRDVARKLAVLPQGPTAPEGLTVMQLVRQGRYPHQNWLQQWTSEDEEMVQKALHDTKMTDIADRTVDSLSGGQRQRAWIAMTLAQGTDILLLDEPTTYLDLAHQIEVLDLLYELNAKENRTIVMVLHDLNLSCRYGHHMVALSDRRVYAEGVPEKVMTAETVRHVFGLDCEVSIDPIFGTPLLIPHGKGRHIINAGTTV